The region gtgaatcaggatgtagcagagcggtgtgtttgatgtggggtcaggatggatgtagtagagctctgtgtgtgtgatgtgcgaggatcataatggatgtagcagagctgtgtgtgtaatgtgtgtgaatcaggatggatgtagtagagcagtgtactgtgtggggtcaggatggatgtagtagagctgtgtgtgtgatgtgtggggatcataatggatgtaccctgtagtacagctgtgtggcacattgcaccaccagaaacactggtactataatttcctaataattactagttatttTGATACAGGGGAGTCTACTGAAGCAGGGTTGTCCGGtagccagacaacccttttattcTGGATTAATTCTATATAGAAATCGTAAAATCATGTTCAAAGGCTTAACTTGTCCATTAAAGGAATGGAACTTTACATAGTTAAAAACTAAAATCCGTATAATGGCACATGCCTAACAGAGCTCAAAATTGTCAATGCAGAGTTAATTTTATTTTAGTTAATTTGAATTTGTCCTTTTTTGGTAAATTTAGACCAATAGTCAAATACTTATCTAACAGGGAAAAAAGCTCAATCTACCACGCTGTTTACTCAGCGATGGCCAGATGCTGATACAGTGTCAGAACAGGAAACCGTATCTTTATATCGTCACTTGTGAATATAAGTACAAGCAATTTTATGAGAATGTTGCACTGTGTAAATATTGCACGTAAAAGGAGACAATGAAACGTAGCTATTATTTACTAATACAGGAGAAGGCATCATAAAACCACGACACCTTCATCTTTGCTTTAGTTGGGTGGATATTTACAAGAATACTGTGTAACTTAACTTCCTTGTTACAAATCACAGAAGGACTGGCTACACTGCAGGACTGTAGGACGGTGCCTGAGCTGCACCTCATCACTCCAGAGCTTCTACAGCTGCCTTCACCCACAGCGATGCCAACTGGACTTAGGGAATATCAGCAATTCTAAGGCCCCCTGACCATCACTGGATATACCTGCACTTCATGTATGATTGTGAGTTTGTAACCACTGCTTTACAATGGGCTACATGATTCTATCATGTCAGTCTGAAGAAAACTGCAACTTCACCTATTTTAATTTCTACTCTGAATTCGACAAAACCTTGGCAGTGAAAGTCTTCGAGACCACGTTCCTCTCAGTACTATTCATATTATCATGCTTTGTAAACATTTGTGCCATTGTCTTGCTAGTCAGAAAGAAGAAACTGGTAACTGCCAACTGCTTTGTACTGAACCTGTTTTGTTCGGACTTGTTGTTCATCAGCATGATACCTTTCATCTTAGTCATCCGATGGACGGAGGTTTGGGTCTTGGGTGATTTCTTCTGCCATCTGCTCTTCTTTGTCATCTGCCTCAGCGGCTGTGTCATCCTGATCTCCCTTTCTGCTGTGAGTCTGGAGAGGATGATCTGTATCATGAAGGTGTCCCAGGCTACCTCCTGTAATGTTAAAGTAGTGACAATAGGAATTTTGACCATCTGGGGTTTCTCAGTCATGACTGCCTTACCCATGTGTCTGTTCTTCAATGTAATGACTCAGAAAGTGAATAATGGGGTAAGTCACTTTTTAAGAATATTCCAATAAGCCCTAGGATAACTAAACAATGTTTGaccttttaaaataaaatattcacTAGTTAAATGGTTTCTCTTCACACATAGATATCGTAAGGTGTCTTTACATGGATAACTGTCATTGAAATGTATGAAGGACAGTTGTTCATTTGCTTCTACACAGGCTTATCTATTTGCAGAGATATCGTTCATaaaggggatctccatgcaaatttgtgCACAAAGACTACTTTTGATCAattgacaacttttttttttttctggtaactTGAAACGACTCcttaaggcccacttagacacaacgattatcactcaaaaagcaGCGAAcacagacagagagggacagtgcTCAGATGAGTCCCTttagtgatcagcaggggtctcggcagtgagatccccactgatcaaaacttttgacatgtctttgacatgttaaaagtttcacaaaagtgcagttactcaaAAGTCAActttgttaaagaaaaaaatatttgtttcATAGTTTCCAAGAAACTGTCCACCAAATTGGCTGTCATTACattttctttaggcctcatgttcatggataggtcggattccgcatgcgggaccccgcagcggaatcccaccctgcccgccgccgagGACACTATTTTACCTGTGCCAGTCTTCTGCGTCCTGACCCAGGATCTTCTTCACGATGGATGTGTGTGGGAGTGCTTTTTTTCTAACTTCTGTTTTTCTGTGGGATCCGCAGcttgtccgcagtgtcagctgtgggtgggTTGCGGattagatggcttccattgaccttaaTGGGTCCACAAATCAttgaccaaaaggtccacaagtCAAATATGCATACTTTAATGCATTTGCGGATGGCCCATGTATCCCTGTGGGTGGCTTCATTTGTAGATCTtctgcgcggattccgcaaatcagatccgcccgtggacttCAGGCCTTAGAGGTTGTTGTCAAGACTCCAGTATAGCAAACTCGCTTGTTTTTACAGCAGTAACCAGTCAGCCTTACATTATAGGATTCTAGTATTGATAGGTGACAGCAGCTGTGCAAGTTACAACTGGAAACATGTAGGATATTATCAAAAGGTTTTCCAGTTTGGACAACCTGTACCTATATTAATGGTATTGTGCACCCAATTAGTAATGATTTCCCAATGAAGCTTTAGAGTGAATTCACATGCGGCAGACTTGTTGCAGGAATTCTGGGACTGTCCCTTGTAGCTGAATGGGGCTTGCAGAAGTCCATGTGCCTGCCGCTGAAACTACTCCATTCAGATGTATGGGATAGATATTCAGTCACAGGTATTTCTGCCCATTTACACAGCTGTATTTTCAGGCTGTGAACTGTCCatgtattccacagacagcacaggAGCCCCATTCACATTAACCATTTGTCACTCAGACCATGGAAAAACATCTCTGCGTGTTCTATTCTCGTCCTTTTTCATGGATGAGAATATGACACGCAATGTTTAGGATTCATGTGCTGTGTTATGTGAGTTAGGCTTGAgtttctcaggcacaactcgaTCATGGCCTTATAAACTCAGCCTTACCTGTTCACTTCAACCCTTTTATTGCATCCAACTACCCCTTTTTGTTTACAGCAGATAGCCTCCTTTAATCTAGCTATACTCGTAAGTATCATCTgggacagtaacatagtatgttaggctgaataacacaatgtccatctagttcagcctgtttcaaccaccaccccccttgttggtccagaagaaggcaaaaaaaacccctagtGAGCCAATTAACTCctgtgaaggaaaaaaattgcttcggacttcataatggcagccaaagtaatccctggatcaacatttgagatcaaccacccgctggtcacctaatgtctatatcatgtaaccaatgatttacaaatgATCTGACCATCGACATACCAGATAAAACAGGAGAATGGGCTGTGCAAAGCGACAAGTGATTGGCCAATCATGCATACACTTCTATTTTCAGCCAACAAATGCCATAAAAAAAATCTAGCCTGGCAGATCACATTATTGGCTGACAACTTACTGCTGGCTATTGTGAATAATTTCCAAAATATGATCGGCTAAAATGGTCAAAATTGTCAATTTCTGACAACACTTATCTTAAGAGCAGGTTGAATAAAACTTTTAacaacctaaggcctcatgtccacggggaaaaaaagaattaacatccacagcggattttaactcttctcacgcacgcggatccgcaccccatagggatgcattgaccacccgcgggtagataaatacccgcggatggtcaataaaagtgaataaaaaaaaatatggagcatgaaaaaaaatggaccctgctccatttaggtgcgggtctcccacggggacggctcccacaggcttctattaaagcctatggaagccgtccggattccgcgggagacctaaaataagaataaacttacccgcagcggaccgtgcagatcttctcttcttcgcggccagatcttctttcttcggcccggcggatgtgcccggcgcatgcgcgtggcactctgtcggcgtgccgagcacatccgccagccgaataaagaagatccggccgtgaagaggagaagatctgtacggtccgctgcaggtaagtttattcttattttcagccctcatgtccgcggggcaggggggacccgctacggattctccatggagaattcgtagcgggcctgattttccccgtggacatgaggcctaagggtatgtgCACATGGATGAGAAAGTTGCACCCGAAATTCTCAGGCGAAACTTGCGTTGGACCTCATTCGGACATCCCATTCTTTTTCTATCTGATGTGCCGAAAATTGGATAAAATTGTCCatcagaattaaaaaaataaataaataaaggcccATACAGTCAAATGAATGGGCCCTATTTctgtctgttgttttttttacaaattgtttGATCTTAAAATCGGACAAGAACAACCCAAAgcctagtttgtttgtttttttttccttttcccccactttccccccttttttgtccttggaaatgtttttttaagTACCTGTAGTTTGCAGACTTTGTGCAGTGTTGTAAACATGACCAAATACTGTTACATTTATATAGCTATGGTTTATGAGTACTGAAGACCCCTGCCCACAGCTTGCATTTAGCATGCCATGCACCATCAAAATGAATGGTGTGTCACtggttaaatgtcaagttaatgtttgcaaGCATCCGGTTTGATTTTCATTATTTGACTACATCCTTGGAGCCAAACAACGATTATACTAGAATCACTGGGTCAGACATTCAAGAACTGACCTGCACCAGATGGACCgaactgactataatggggtcttccTGGCTTCTGGCATGCTGCAGGGCATAGTGTGTGATTTTGTGCCAGATTTATGCCGGAGGCTCTCTGACGCAGATCTGAATAGGGTCAGTGTGATAGGAATACAGCTTTTTTTGTTGTCAGCTGTGTGCGATCATACACAGTGCCACAAACCTTGCTGGTGTTAGATGGGAATTTTTCTGCCCTCCattgtaaggctctgttcacaacaTGTTTTTTTGTCTCAGTTCAGGGGTCCTGTCAGAGTGTCCATTTAAAATCCATAAGTGGAATTTCTGGACAGCGCTTGTCTCAGCCATTATAGAAAACTATTGAAATGGAGACCAATAGATCTCTGTTTCGGCAGGTTTCTGTTCATTTGTGGCATTCTgtgccaaaaaaacccaaaaacgtgCAGTCTATCACGCTTTTGTTTCTGGCACCGAATGCCGCACAGGATAGAGAATAAATGTTGGATTGCTGAGGGTCCAACCACTAAGACCCACAGTGATCCTGAGATCTGTGCGCCCAGAATCCTCCATGAGAATGGTTCGGTGGTGCATATATGTGGCTTTCTGAAGACCCATTCCCTTTAATCTGTTTCATCCCGCTAAGAATAACTCTGCTGTAGGGAAAATGGGACTCTTCTCTCATGCTACTCCTTACATTCCCCCCATAGGACGATCCAAACTACTACAAATGCTTCTTACCAAATATGTTTTATCTGGGTTTTGCACTTAATACATTGTGGCCTAGGCAACATTTGGAGAATCCCAGTAAATGTACCTTTGCATAGTTGACACTGCTTTATCCTTCTGTAGTGACCGAGGCGCagggcacaccactgaggagatggcgggggtagagatggTACTTGTCACAGTagctctaccaactcctcccctgagggacgctTGTGACCCTTTGCCAGGGCATTGACAGGCCTCTTCAGGCAAACACTGATGGTGCGGTTTACCTGTATAggaagttgtcacgggtgattcCACCGTTTATTTCTCCCATTTGGATTTTACCACGGAGTAAGGAAGTTCAGACACACACACGGGTAAATTGTAGAACACACAGTTGCTGGAAACGGGCAGTAACCGGAACTTCACTTGAAGTTTTCCAACAGGTGAATTTACAGGCAGCTTGTTGGTAaattacacaccagtgcaggaaacaaTTGAGGTCAGGGAAGAGAACACAGGATGGaaccgggcccacagtccaagttatctgtgcagcaccacTCCTGGAAAACAGCACACTCCGGAGGAGGGAAAAAGAGACACTGCACTGCACACTCACACATTGTCTTCTAGACACTGCATGGCAGACTTCACTTCCTTACGTCTTAGTGAGATGAGGTCCTGGGCAGAaacctttcttcctcttccattcttcactacatctAGGTTGAAGGTACCTACATGTGGTTGGTACTCTCTCTCAGAAGAACCACCAAGACGAAAACTTGCACACATCTTGCAAGCGTATATATCATCCAAcgtcacatgacaagacaaaattgttacatttccagacataacccagacattcatagacattaacctctcgcacgctgcagctgtgcaatacactacTGACAGGACAAtttacacagtgcatccacagTGAGAATATGACATGTGAGACAAATACAAGACAGTTATGGTGGGGCCAGATACATAGagtttgggccactacacttccaACATCACGGAGTAACAGTAGGATAATAAAAGTAGCATTTACCAGCAAATTAGGTTAAACTGAATATAggctatatacataaaaaaaactgaatatagGCAAAGGTCGGCAATTCAGGATTGTCCAGACTCCCACATAACCAGTGTCTTTAGGTTTTATACAATGCTGGCATTCAATTCTGTCTTGAGAAAggttattggctgagcagcattGTGCATTTTGTAAGGAAAGTAGACCAATAAAATATGATCTTGAATGGAATTCTGCCAATTTTAAGACTTTGTCTTAGTTTCTTCTATATTGTATAGTTATTTTTCATACATTCATTTGTTGCTTGTATTATTGTTGCTAACTGAGCTTGCCAAGTTTTCTTCCTTTCCATAGATTTTCTttcctctttatctacttttatagACTAAGGCCCAATTGGGTTTTGGGGGGTTGTCCCACATCTAGcacttttgctgcaggaagcagacaagtcAGTAGAATGTGCGGTGGTCCAGGATACCGgcttagtcccattcacttcaattggattcagcctgcagtaccaactcaggccactgctcagtgtatggagctgtctgcttcctgcagcaaaacctcTAGAAGCCGGAAAACACCTTTTTAAGGTACCTTTtctagggcttctacccactaacgttttttccaatgctgcgtttttttcaataggactttctaatgttaaaatcacattgcacaaaaatcgcaagtttgtgcatttgtgatttttgtgcgatgcgattttaacattagaaggtctaatttaaaaaaaaaaccagcaatatcgcagtgttaaaaaaaaacactagtgggtggaAGCCCTTTGATGGCGCAACAACAGACATTTGTTTTGCTATTAAACAGAGCGATGATTGCTAATTAGTTATTTGCCGACATATCCTTGGTAAGacggatctccatgcaaattcattCGCAAGTATTTCAAATACAAacgactgtgactttacaccagatagCCTTTTGATCAAtcggtgactttttttttttaattgagctGAAGCGAATTGACTAGTGACTAGTGAGCGACTTATCACTCATTTACCCttttggtggccgtgtttacatggaacgactgaCGTTTCCATTCATTCAGCTCTGCAATAATTTGTATCATAGTcgccctgtgtaaagccacccgaTGGGGCTCATTGACACGGGTGTATTTCTGCTCCATATTATACATGTATTTTGTATGCACATAATACAAAATgctgaatccccattgatttgcattggagtATTAAGACCTGTGCTTTTCATGCACGTTAAAAAAATacttgcagaattgaaaataaaaCCTTC is a window of Eleutherodactylus coqui strain aEleCoq1 chromosome 4, aEleCoq1.hap1, whole genome shotgun sequence DNA encoding:
- the FFAR4 gene encoding free fatty acid receptor 4 is translated as MGYMILSCQSEENCNFTYFNFYSEFDKTLAVKVFETTFLSVLFILSCFVNICAIVLLVRKKKLVTANCFVLNLFCSDLLFISMIPFILVIRWTEVWVLGDFFCHLLFFVICLSGCVILISLSAVSLERMICIMKVSQATSCNVKVVTIGILTIWGFSVMTALPMCLFFNVMTQKVNNGDVQICTLVWPTVAEEIAWDISFILLDFLIPGLSIIVSYTKIFKITKEIRERMISSTAYSEVHQYRVSQRDYRLFRTLLTLMISFFVMWTPVFIIVLLLLLHNLTNNFNLSPTVFFWITVFTFCNSIVNPVLYNINLLKQKWWRVIFCGNPEDSEDDTGTTTKRNENQNGTSNTK